The window GTGATGTCGAAAATGTCAGTCTGACCGTCCAGCCCAAGCTGGTACGCTTTTATGTGCGCAATCAAACAGCTGTACGCATTCTGGCATTTAATTTTTTGGGTGCGACGATTTTGGATATGACGCTGCAACGATCAGATGCCGGAAAAATAAAGTGTATTTATCATATCGGTTCCGGCCATTCGCTTGCCAAGTGGATGGCAAAGATGACCGGGCAGCTTTTTTTTTCATGTCCAAAATGGCGGGGATGGCAGTGGCGGAGGGATGACTCTGTAAAGCAATCCGGCGTGCTAAAGACATTGGTTTTTACCCGTCGACAGCAGCAACGCCAATTAACAGTACATCAGGTACATATCGGTCCTGTGGCAGACACACTTTTTCAGAAAAAGCCCCGGGCAGTTCAGGAGTAATAATCGTGAAAACAATTGTTCAGGATGTAACCCAAGCATGTAAAAAAGTCATCACCCCGACGCCGCACACACATACCGGATCATTTACCTTTGATGCCGGGTTGCCGGTGTTTAAGGGACATTTTCCAGGCCATCCCATTGTGCCCGGGATTTATCTGCTGGAATGTGCGAGCCGGACATTTCAACGCGGCGAAGGAAAAGGTATGCGCGTTGTTCAGGTAAAGCAGGCCAAGTTTATGGCACCGGTCCATCCGCCGTGTGAAATACGTGTAAGCGTTTCCGGAGAATTCACCGGAGAGTTGTGGAAAGTGGATTGCGAAATATATCAGAGTGAGACCGTGGCGATGACTGCACTTTTGGAAATAGCGGAAATGGAAGACACGGTAGCATAGCGCCTGTTTTTGCAGGGATGTCGTACTCCTATAGGATAAGCAATAAGGAAACAATTGTGAAAAAATTTTCTATAAAGTCAATAATCTCTTTGTATTTAATGCCGGTTTTCCTGTTTTTATCTATCGGAGCACAAGCACAAGAAATTGTGTTTTTTCCGGATAAGGATTTTCAGTTCCAACCACCGGCCGCAAATTTTCGGAGTATGCGTACGAGTTTGCGTACTTACTGGAATCATCAGGCACAGCATTTATTTGAACTCCAATTGGGTGATGGCTGGGGTTTGGTGCAAGGACCCACCTGGACGGTGGAAGGCCGGGCAGGGATCATAGCCCGGTTTGATACAAAGACAGCCTCTTTTTTTCTGGAGAATACTGATTTGATGGGCGGACTGGCTGCCCAATGGCAAGCCGGACCCGGGGTGTTGGAATGCACACTGTATCACCTGTCTGCCCATCTGGGCGGTGATGTGGTACAAGACGGCTTGCGTGAGCAGCGCAATGTGAGTCGTGAACAAGCTGCGCTGTTGTATTTATGGAACCCGCGGGAAACGTTGCGTATTTATGCCGGGCCGGAGGTTATTGTGCGCGCGGACCCGGCGTGGATGCGTGGGCGGACAAATTTTCAGTTCGGTGTCGAATGGATGCCGGCACGCTGGGTGGCTGCGGTACACTTGCTGGCTCACGGTGATTATGTAAAAGATACGCTTGATATTACCTGTATGACCGGATATGATCTTTCACCGTCTGGTGCCCGGGTGAAACAGGTCCTGAATATTTTTGTTTTTCGGGGACACAAACGGGCAGGTCAGTACGAAGGCGAGATTGAGACCGCCTGGGGTGTGGGGATTTATTTATATTGAATCATTCTTGTCTAAATTAAGTAATGCCGTAGGTGATAAAGCCTTCCAACCGGTTTGGTAACAGGGTTTAGGACAGTAATGATAGTGAGCAGGGTGTTGATATGCAGGAAAGCAGCATATATGAATTTCAGCTGGGGTATTTTGTGACGATGGCAGGATTTTTGCGATGAAAATTGCGGTTGCACTTTCCGGTGGTGTGGATTCCACGACCGTTGCCAAACGTTTGCTGGACCAGGGGCATGAGGTCATTGGACTTACTATGCAGCTTTGTCCTGATCTTTCAGGTATTCCGGCAACCCCTCAAGCAATGGCCAAGGCACAGCCTGGCTTGCTGGAGCACGATTGTGCGACTTGTGTCGCTCCGTGTGCCTGTTTAGACGGCAGGGCGGTCGCGCAATCGCTGGGCATTCAGCACGAACTGCTTGATTTTCGTGATCAATTCGAGACGCTGGTGATCAAACCCTTTGTTGATTATTTTTCGCAGGGAGTGACACCCAATCCCTGTGCTTTTTGCAACCAAGCGATAAAGTTCGGTATTTTGTTGGACCACGCTCTGGCACTTGGGGCTGATGCCATGGCAACCGGACACTATGTAGACCTGGACACTTCAACCGGCCCGCAGGTGCTCAAACGCGCCAGGGATAGGGCCAAGGACCAGACTTATTTTCTTTCGCTGGTGCCGCACCAGCGCTTTGAACATGTCATGTTTCCACTTAGCGAAAGCACCAAGCAGGAGGTCTCTGCGCAGGCACTCAAAACCGGTTTGGTGGCACAGCAGACCGGGACAAGCAATGAAATCTGTTTTTTACGTGAATTAAGTTATGTTGATTTTTTGCGCCACCGTGTTCCGCAGGCGTTTATTTCCGGAGACATTGTCGACTCGTCGGGCAAGAAACTTGGCAGGCATAACGGTCTTCCGCATTTCACTATCGGGCAGCGGCGGGGGATCGGGATTGCCGCGCGTCACCCGCTTTATGTGGTCAGTCTGAACACGCGGGAAAATCAGGTCGTGGTCGGGCCGGATGAGGAGCTTTTTATTACCTCGCTTACGATTCAGGACGTCAACTGGGCAGGCCCGCGTCCGGTACAGGAAATAGACGTGGCGGCAATGATTCGCTATCGGCAAGAACCCCGTTTGGCCAAACTGACGTTTACCGGCCGGAGCAATGCTTGTCTGGTTTTTGATCAACCGATTCGGGCGGTAACCCCGGGTCAGGTGGCGGCGTTATATCGCGAGGACAGACTTATGGGCGGCGGCATTATTCAATCCGCCGGGAGGGTGACATGAACCCGGCACGTGAAAAAACAGCTGAGCAGACCATTGTGCTGGTGGGCGCCGGTCCGGCGCATCTAACCGTTCTGGCCCGGATGGCCGCATTTCAGGCAGCCCCTATCCGGTGGGTCTTGATTGATGCCAATCTTTTTTATTTTGTTCCCCACATGACAGCTGAAGTGATGAGCGGTTTTTACGGATTGGATGATTTTCACATCGACCTTAGGATTTTGGCGGAAAAGAAACAGATTACGTTTATTCATGATGAGGTTGTTAGCTTGCTTCCACAACAGAAAAAACTGATGACAGCAGCCGGCCGGATGCTGGATTATGATCTGGTTAGCTTTGAGACCGGGGCTGTGCCGGTTGAACAGGAAGACGACGTGCCGGCGGAAGGAAGTTTTGCGGTTCGGCCGGTTAAAAATGTGCTCCAGATACGCAATGAGATTGAGACATTGCTTGAATTATTTCCGAAAAAGCAGATTGATATTGCGGTGCTGGGCGGCGGCATTGCGGGTGTGGAATACGCCATCAACATGTCGGAAATTTTACAACAAAGACAACCGGAGTCAGGATGGCAAGTTTATTTAATTGAGGCACAACCGGAGATACTGCCCGGCTTGCCCAAACCGGCGATTGCGGTTGCCCGGAAAATGCTCCGGGTCAATGATGTTGAGATCAGAACACAGGCGGTGGTGCAGCATGTTCAGTCCAATCGTCTGGTGCTGGAATTCGGTGAGACCATTGACTATGATTTGGCGGTGGTGGCAACCGGTCAGAAAGTTTCTGATATATTTAATCAGGCATCGCTGGGTACGGATGAGCAAGGCGCGTTGAAGGTTAATCCGACATTGCAAAGTGTGCTTCACCCGGAAGTGTTTGCGTGCGGAGATTGCGCCCAGGTCGTCAAGGTCCCTGCCGAACGATCAGTTGCGCAGGCGCTTCAACAAGGGGCGCTGCTGGCACATAATTTACCGGCTATGGTTTGCCGGACACCGCTGAAGACAATGACACCGCAGCGCAGGTTCCTCCGGTTTATTTCCCTGGGAAATACCAATGCGCTTTGCATAGCCGGGCGCTATGTTTTTTCCGGTTCTTGGGTCCTTTTTTGGAAACGCCGGCGTGAGCAGCGTCTTTTGAAGCGGTTATCGTGCTAGCGCGAACACGATGGGCGTGAGCCCATCGATGAAGCGAGTCGATATCGCCGGAGGCGAACATCTTTCGACAAAAAAGCAACGGGCAGCCTGCCCGGCGTATGCCGGGTAAGCCCGTGGATTTTTATCACAGTAGAGGCACGGCATCCCGCATGCACCCTGCATTCGTACCGTCGGCCGATATAATTTTTTTCTAGTGTAAAGGATAAAGAGGGAATCGTCATGAGCTTGGGAAATATTATTGTAAAAGGTGCCAGAGAGCACAATTTGAAAAATATTGATGTACAGCTGCCGCGCAACAAGATGGTGGTGATTACCGGGTTGTCGGGTTCCGGCAAGTCATCACTGGCATTTGATACCATTTATGCCGAGGGGCAGCGCCGCTATGTGGAATCATTGTCTGCTTATGCCCGGCAATTTTTGGGACAGATGGAAAAGCCTGATGTGGACAGCATTGAAGGCTTGTCTCCGGCAGTTGCCATTCAGCAAAAAAGCGGCTCTAAAAATCCGCGTTCTACGGTGGGGACGGTTACCGAGATATACGATTATCTCCGGCTGCTTTATGCCCGTATTGGGCAGCCCCATTGTTATCAGTGCGGTCGGCCGAT is drawn from bacterium and contains these coding sequences:
- a CDS encoding DUF1207 domain-containing protein, which encodes MRTSLRTYWNHQAQHLFELQLGDGWGLVQGPTWTVEGRAGIIARFDTKTASFFLENTDLMGGLAAQWQAGPGVLECTLYHLSAHLGGDVVQDGLREQRNVSREQAALLYLWNPRETLRIYAGPEVIVRADPAWMRGRTNFQFGVEWMPARWVAAVHLLAHGDYVKDTLDITCMTGYDLSPSGARVKQVLNIFVFRGHKRAGQYEGEIETAWGVGIYLY
- the mnmA gene encoding tRNA 2-thiouridine(34) synthase MnmA, which gives rise to MKIAVALSGGVDSTTVAKRLLDQGHEVIGLTMQLCPDLSGIPATPQAMAKAQPGLLEHDCATCVAPCACLDGRAVAQSLGIQHELLDFRDQFETLVIKPFVDYFSQGVTPNPCAFCNQAIKFGILLDHALALGADAMATGHYVDLDTSTGPQVLKRARDRAKDQTYFLSLVPHQRFEHVMFPLSESTKQEVSAQALKTGLVAQQTGTSNEICFLRELSYVDFLRHRVPQAFISGDIVDSSGKKLGRHNGLPHFTIGQRRGIGIAARHPLYVVSLNTRENQVVVGPDEELFITSLTIQDVNWAGPRPVQEIDVAAMIRYRQEPRLAKLTFTGRSNACLVFDQPIRAVTPGQVAALYREDRLMGGGIIQSAGRVT
- a CDS encoding FAD-dependent oxidoreductase: MNPAREKTAEQTIVLVGAGPAHLTVLARMAAFQAAPIRWVLIDANLFYFVPHMTAEVMSGFYGLDDFHIDLRILAEKKQITFIHDEVVSLLPQQKKLMTAAGRMLDYDLVSFETGAVPVEQEDDVPAEGSFAVRPVKNVLQIRNEIETLLELFPKKQIDIAVLGGGIAGVEYAINMSEILQQRQPESGWQVYLIEAQPEILPGLPKPAIAVARKMLRVNDVEIRTQAVVQHVQSNRLVLEFGETIDYDLAVVATGQKVSDIFNQASLGTDEQGALKVNPTLQSVLHPEVFACGDCAQVVKVPAERSVAQALQQGALLAHNLPAMVCRTPLKTMTPQRRFLRFISLGNTNALCIAGRYVFSGSWVLFWKRRREQRLLKRLSC